The following proteins come from a genomic window of Trifolium pratense cultivar HEN17-A07 linkage group LG4, ARS_RC_1.1, whole genome shotgun sequence:
- the LOC123924537 gene encoding uncharacterized protein LOC123924537, which produces MANMQIVPAYKNIVEAQYVEMRVPLYSYGCEKKIKKTLSNLKGIYSVNVDHCQQKVIVWGICNKFDVLQNVRSKRKEACFWNQEDNVVLDNSQSPSSSSPIPLAKFPHRDFKPSLSLTRVRSLSLKAWKKVFTRSYSF; this is translated from the exons ATGGCAAACATGCAAATTGTCCCAGCTTACAAGAATATTGTGGAGGCACAATATGTTGAAATGAGGGTACCCTTGTATTCTTATGGATGtgagaagaaaataaagaaaacctTATCCAATCTCAAAG GAATATACTCGGTAAATGTGGATCATTGTCAACAAAAGGTGATTGTATGGGGAATTTGCAACAAATTTGATGTGTTACAAAATGTTAGAAGCAAGAGAAAAGAGGCTTGTTTTTGGAACCAAGAAGACAATGTTGTATTAGACAATTCACaatcaccatcatcatcttcaCCAATTCCATTAGCAAAATTTCCTCACAGAGATTTTAAGCCTTCTTTATCTTTAACTAGGGTTAGGTCTCTAAGTTTGAAGGCATGGAAAAAGGTCTTCACTAGATCATACTCtttctaa
- the LOC123881513 gene encoding heavy metal-associated isoprenylated plant protein 9 → MGEEAKQEQAKVEEKQEEKKEEKVEEKPAEEEKKEEKSAEEEKKEEPKPPSPCVLFVDLHCVGCAKKIQRSIMKMRGVEGVVIDMAKNEVTIKGIVEPQTICNTITKKTKRRALVISPLPSAEGEPIPEVVVSQVSGPETVELNVNMHCEACAEQLKRKILQMRGVQTAVTEFSTGKVTVTGTMDANKLVDYVYRRTKKQAKIVPQPEPEPEKKEEESKEGEKPASEEEEAKPEENKKEEKPTEETKKEEGGENSKEEKGGEESKEETKKEEGGENGGAVVNIDEEGMKRMMYYYQYPPLYVIERIPPPQLFSDENPNACSIS, encoded by the exons GAACAAGCAAAGGTTGAGGAAAAACAAGaggaaaaaaaggaagaaaaggtTGAGGAAAAGCCAGCAGAGGAGGAAAAGAAAGAGGAAAAGTCAgcagaagaagagaaaaaagaagagcCTAAACCACCATCACCATGTGTACTTTTTGTGGACTTGCATTGTGTAGGATGTGCAAAGAAGATTCAAAGATCTATTATGAAAATGAGAG GTGTTGAAGGAGTGGTAATTGATATGGCTAAAAATGAAGTTACCATAAAAGGTATAGTTGAGCCTCAAACTATATGCAATACAATTACCAAGAAAACAAAGAGAAGAGCACTTGTTATATCTCCATTGCCTTCAGCAGAAGGAGAGCCTATTCCAGAAGTTGTTGTTTCTCAG GTTAGTGGACCAGAAACAGTGGAACTCAATGTGAACATGCATTGTGAGGCTTGTGCTGAGCAACTCAAGAGAAAGATACTCCAAATGAGag GAGTTCAAACAGCAGTAACAGAGTTTAGCACAGGAAAAGTAACTGTGACAGGAACAATGGATGCAAACAAGCTAGTTGATTATGTCTatagaagaacaaaaaaacAAGCAAAAATAGTTCCTCAACCAGAACCTGAaccagaaaagaaagaagaagaaagcaAAGAAGGTGAGAAACCTGcatcagaagaagaagaagcaaaacctgaagagaataaaaaagaagagaaaccAACAGAGgaaacaaagaaagaagaggGGGGTGAGAATAGTAAAGAAGAAAAGGGAGGTGAAGAAAGTaaagaagaaacaaagaaagaagaggGGGGTGAGAATGGTGGTGCTGTTGTTAATATTGATGAAGAAGGAATGAAGAGAATGATGTATTATTATCAATATCCTCCACTTTATGTGATTGAACGTATTCCACCACCTCAATTATTCAGTGATGAAAATCCTAATGCATGCTCCATTTCATAA